A region of Candidatus Aramenus sp. CH1 DNA encodes the following proteins:
- a CDS encoding GNAT family N-acetyltransferase gives MKFLELFKDAKKGFYRYFFFLQGKESLNKALEVLDEYLGFNKSVTVAYAFHPWVEGSKERLKEFKKLHGELVDIDYSSSERYLGSTFDVVVLDAVDDFRPNYVARLSDMARGGGIVLLYSDDIKANKLYKSSLTRKGAVKDLFEERFIRLAKTRRGVIYVDDNEERVNPFSSAETSLPKKKGGFSIPKRLYELCLTDDQAKVLEEFNFVEEGGKRVFSVVAPRGRGKSFAVGLALSWFMVRKQDEGASIVLTSPSYYSSSEVINAVLRGAKAFNVKVKLNESRDGKVMSLRIGNSRLRWLAPDLAKDEDGDLIVVDEAAALGIENLDLIMRRWEKVVLVTTVHGYEGSGKSFLKYVNNLKVATQMVKLSFPIRFAKGDPLERLMYDAFLLDAEPEDVNASGGVREITQEEMFSNDEFLRQVYSVLVSAHYRNSPDDLMVLGDLAFQRVFVELPGVAIGQVVEEGGLDEEEVVAIMHSEGNEGNLIPHRIIKYMRAANFGKLKGWRVMRIAVVPGLQGQGHGSALLRKIEKEGARAGIDWIGSSFVAEVKVLGFWLKNGYTPVYLASRKNEGLGGYSVIVMKGVSKEGKRLESSLSILLKEKILRTSHQVYFNVNPLALIKILLATPSLGTGDLAEIHKAKILAYLNGEIAFNTASESIHLLAEKYFYEKPINVDEVSLASLFSRSFQGKSWYHAGIYLGLKPRDVEEKAKEAISKILSHYYPETEDKVNL, from the coding sequence ATGAAGTTCCTTGAGCTGTTCAAGGACGCCAAGAAGGGGTTCTATAGGTACTTCTTTTTCCTCCAAGGCAAGGAGAGCCTCAATAAGGCGCTGGAGGTGCTTGACGAGTACCTAGGCTTCAACAAAAGCGTCACGGTAGCCTATGCCTTTCATCCTTGGGTCGAGGGCAGTAAGGAAAGGCTTAAGGAGTTCAAGAAGCTTCACGGCGAGCTAGTCGACATAGACTACTCTTCCTCTGAGAGGTACTTGGGCAGCACCTTCGACGTAGTAGTGCTCGATGCCGTTGACGACTTTAGGCCCAACTATGTAGCGAGGTTAAGCGACATGGCCAGAGGGGGCGGGATTGTTTTACTTTACTCAGACGACATTAAGGCAAACAAGCTCTACAAGTCGTCCTTGACCAGGAAGGGAGCGGTAAAGGACCTATTTGAGGAGAGGTTCATAAGGCTCGCTAAAACTAGGAGGGGAGTTATATACGTGGACGACAACGAAGAGAGGGTTAACCCTTTCTCGTCTGCTGAGACGTCCCTTCCTAAGAAGAAGGGAGGGTTTAGCATACCTAAGAGGCTCTACGAGTTGTGCCTAACCGACGACCAAGCTAAAGTGTTGGAGGAGTTCAACTTCGTCGAGGAAGGTGGCAAGAGGGTCTTCTCAGTGGTTGCGCCGAGGGGGAGGGGGAAAAGCTTCGCTGTTGGGCTAGCCCTCTCGTGGTTCATGGTCAGGAAACAGGACGAGGGGGCATCGATTGTTCTGACCTCCCCATCGTACTACTCGTCTTCAGAGGTCATAAACGCGGTTTTGAGAGGAGCCAAGGCGTTTAACGTGAAGGTGAAGCTCAACGAATCGAGGGATGGGAAGGTAATGTCGTTGAGGATAGGGAACTCGAGACTTAGGTGGTTGGCCCCAGACCTCGCCAAGGATGAGGACGGGGATCTGATAGTGGTTGATGAGGCAGCTGCGCTTGGCATAGAGAATCTAGACCTCATAATGAGGAGGTGGGAGAAAGTGGTCCTGGTGACTACTGTCCACGGTTACGAGGGTTCGGGCAAGTCCTTCCTCAAATACGTGAACAACTTGAAGGTCGCCACCCAGATGGTAAAGCTGAGCTTTCCCATAAGGTTTGCCAAGGGCGACCCCTTGGAAAGGCTAATGTACGACGCTTTCCTTTTGGACGCCGAGCCCGAAGACGTGAATGCCTCTGGTGGAGTGAGGGAAATAACGCAGGAGGAGATGTTCTCAAACGACGAGTTCTTACGCCAGGTCTACAGCGTCCTAGTTTCTGCCCACTACAGGAACTCCCCTGACGACCTAATGGTGCTGGGAGACCTGGCCTTTCAGAGGGTCTTCGTGGAGCTCCCGGGCGTCGCAATAGGACAAGTAGTAGAAGAGGGCGGACTGGACGAAGAAGAAGTTGTGGCGATAATGCACTCAGAAGGAAATGAGGGGAACTTGATCCCTCACAGGATAATCAAGTACATGAGGGCGGCAAACTTCGGAAAACTTAAGGGCTGGAGGGTGATGAGGATAGCAGTAGTCCCTGGGTTACAAGGGCAGGGTCACGGTTCTGCGTTGTTGAGGAAAATAGAGAAGGAAGGGGCAAGGGCTGGGATTGACTGGATTGGCTCCTCTTTCGTTGCCGAGGTAAAGGTTCTGGGGTTCTGGCTCAAGAACGGTTACACTCCAGTTTACTTGGCGTCGAGGAAAAACGAAGGCTTAGGAGGCTACTCCGTAATAGTAATGAAGGGGGTTTCCAAAGAGGGCAAAAGGCTAGAGTCCTCGTTATCTATCCTACTAAAGGAAAAGATTCTGAGGACTTCACATCAAGTTTACTTTAACGTTAATCCCCTCGCTTTAATAAAGATCCTTCTGGCAACTCCTTCGCTTGGTACAGGGGATTTAGCGGAGATACACAAGGCGAAGATCTTAGCTTACCTCAATGGGGAGATAGCCTTTAATACGGCCTCGGAGTCGATCCACTTGCTAGCGGAGAAGTACTTCTACGAGAAGCCAATTAACGTAGACGAGGTCTCCCTAGCCTCGTTGTTCTCGAGGTCTTTTCAGGGGAAGAGCTGGTATCACGCTGGGATCTACTTAGGTCTTAAACCTAGAGATGTGGAGGAGAAGGCAAAGGAAGCCATATCGAAGATCCTTTCCCACTATTATCCCGAGACCGAGGACAAGGTAAATCTCTAG
- a CDS encoding sulfur oxygenase reductase family protein translates to MARPYVAINMADLKNEPKTFEMFASVGPKVCMVTARHPGFVGFQNHIQIGVLPFGQRYGGAKPDMTKESSTVRVLQYTFWRHWKDHEEMHRQNWSYLFRLCYSCASQMVWGPWEPIYEIVYADMPINTEMTDFTAVVGKKFAEGKPLEIPVISQPYGKRVVAFAEHSVIPGKEKQFEEAVVKTLKLLKKAPGFLGAMVLKEIGVSGIGSFQFGAKGFHELLESPGSIEPDPNNVQYQVTEAKPTPQQYVVHVEWANADALQFGMGRVLLEPETRRTHDEAVDTLVYGPYIRIISPVMEGTFWREYLQEYSNS, encoded by the coding sequence ATGGCTAGACCGTATGTGGCAATAAACATGGCAGACCTCAAGAACGAACCAAAGACCTTCGAGATGTTCGCCTCAGTAGGTCCTAAGGTATGTATGGTGACAGCAAGGCATCCGGGCTTCGTGGGATTCCAAAACCACATCCAGATAGGGGTTCTCCCCTTTGGGCAGAGATACGGTGGCGCGAAGCCCGACATGACTAAGGAGAGCAGTACGGTTAGGGTACTTCAGTACACCTTCTGGAGGCACTGGAAAGACCACGAGGAGATGCATAGGCAGAACTGGAGCTACTTGTTCAGGCTATGTTACTCGTGCGCCTCGCAAATGGTATGGGGACCTTGGGAGCCCATTTACGAGATCGTTTACGCAGATATGCCTATCAACACCGAGATGACCGACTTCACGGCTGTAGTGGGCAAGAAGTTCGCTGAGGGCAAACCATTGGAAATACCGGTCATATCACAGCCCTACGGGAAGAGGGTAGTCGCATTCGCGGAACACTCCGTAATCCCTGGAAAGGAGAAGCAGTTTGAGGAGGCAGTTGTGAAGACTCTAAAGCTACTGAAGAAGGCGCCAGGCTTCCTTGGCGCAATGGTGCTGAAGGAGATAGGAGTCTCAGGAATAGGGAGCTTCCAGTTCGGAGCAAAGGGCTTCCACGAACTGTTGGAGAGCCCTGGCTCAATTGAGCCAGACCCCAACAACGTTCAGTACCAAGTTACCGAGGCTAAACCTACTCCACAGCAGTACGTAGTTCACGTAGAGTGGGCCAACGCTGACGCTCTACAGTTCGGCATGGGAAGGGTTCTGCTAGAACCAGAGACTAGGAGGACTCACGATGAAGCGGTAGACACGTTAGTTTACGGTCCATACATCAGAATAATAAGCCCCGTAATGGAGGGCACCTTCTGGAGGGAGTACCTCCAAGAGTACAGCAACTCCTAA
- a CDS encoding MFS transporter, which produces MSDKRSFVYMALTLSLITIANRATNNMVTTTISPLSKYVFGFSNLMAGVIDALIFLTTLISTSYINPSLSSSTRRKAFIISNFTITVLLLGFYFSTSVTVWAVTAVAGVAFGLIMPNLITSASLVDNRKQAERLLSLYSTSLSISLIVGPSIESYVLSRAGYKDVFLAFVPFSILGFILSWSVKFPETKKEVKGVGSLRNKGFISSILSITTYNVPFAAFTAFLTIYGIEVLGLPKSLAYFSYIPFFTTSFLTRLFMTIRQFESLRLPLLVSIIITVVGLTGMVISPNYMIFIAFMALLGIPHGSIFPMSTIMIARATTTEERNAVNSYFLAYNNILFFVVPVAVGALSEVIGLRMSFLVLLIPVIASAITFFVVFWNDEIISKRV; this is translated from the coding sequence ATGAGCGACAAAAGGTCTTTCGTATACATGGCGTTGACGCTCTCCTTGATAACGATAGCAAACAGGGCAACCAATAACATGGTCACTACTACAATATCTCCTCTTTCTAAGTACGTATTTGGTTTTAGTAACTTAATGGCGGGAGTAATAGATGCCCTCATCTTCCTAACCACCCTTATTTCAACGTCGTACATTAACCCAAGCCTTTCCTCCTCTACAAGGAGAAAGGCCTTTATAATCTCTAACTTCACGATAACGGTTCTCTTGTTAGGATTTTACTTCTCTACATCGGTCACAGTCTGGGCAGTGACTGCTGTGGCAGGAGTGGCCTTTGGCCTCATAATGCCAAATCTCATAACTTCTGCCTCACTCGTGGACAACAGGAAACAGGCTGAGAGGTTGCTCTCCCTTTACTCGACTAGTTTGAGTATTAGCCTAATAGTAGGTCCCTCAATTGAGAGCTACGTACTTTCTAGAGCTGGGTACAAGGACGTATTTCTCGCTTTTGTACCCTTCTCTATCCTAGGCTTCATACTGTCGTGGAGTGTCAAGTTCCCGGAGACCAAGAAGGAGGTCAAGGGAGTTGGAAGTTTGAGGAACAAGGGGTTCATCTCCTCTATCCTCTCAATTACCACTTACAATGTTCCATTCGCGGCGTTTACTGCGTTCCTCACAATATACGGCATAGAGGTCCTAGGCCTTCCCAAGAGCTTGGCTTACTTCTCCTATATACCCTTCTTTACTACTTCTTTCCTCACTAGACTGTTCATGACCATTAGGCAGTTTGAGTCGCTGAGGCTTCCTTTGCTGGTCTCAATTATCATAACGGTCGTAGGTCTCACTGGTATGGTGATCTCCCCAAACTACATGATATTCATAGCGTTCATGGCACTGCTGGGAATACCACACGGGTCCATTTTCCCGATGTCTACAATAATGATAGCTAGGGCAACTACGACTGAAGAGAGGAACGCCGTGAATTCCTACTTCTTGGCGTACAATAACATCCTATTCTTCGTAGTGCCCGTAGCTGTAGGAGCTCTCTCGGAGGTTATAGGGCTTAGAATGTCCTTCCTTGTACTGTTAATCCCAGTTATAGCCTCTGCAATAACGTTCTTTGTCGTGTTCTGGAACGACGAAATAATTTCAAAGCGAGTCTAA
- the acs gene encoding acetate--CoA ligase has product MSQQENLPFEERYYQPPYKALYKESMEYPEKFWHKMAQELEWFTPYEKVLNDSNAPFFRWFDGGKINVTYNALDRHLKERGNKVALIWENEKGENRSVSYLQLYNEVNKFAYALQQLGVKKGDRAVIYLPLMPELPIAMLALARIGAIHSVVFSGFSVQALVDRINDAKAKLVITTTHTLRRGKRVELKGIVDQAVEQTPSVEKVLVLKRDEEPKVNEKRDVIYQELTRRMSYKKVEPEETSATDPLFILYTSGTTGKPKGIFHLHGGYGLWTYLTTKWVFDLRDNDVFFNTADIGWITGHSYIVYGPLQNGATTLMYEGVPDYPAPDRWWELVEKYGVTVFYTSPTAIRTLMRYGEEWVKNHDLSNLRILGSVGEPINPEAWRWYFKNVGGSQLPIVDTWWQTETGGIMISATPGLGNYMLKPSANGLPLPGVDADVINEEGLPARAREKGYIVVKRPWPGMLAGVWNDPDRYIKTYWSKFQGLYYPGDYAVKDEDGFFYILGRADEVLKIAGHRIGTREIEDILISHPAVAESAVIGVPDPVRGEVAVAAVVLKQGHSPSEQLKKELEDYVKKNLGAIVVFKGIYFVTKLPKTRSGKIMRRLVRAVISGQTLGDTSTLEDEASVEELKKAIEEFAKEIREQQKL; this is encoded by the coding sequence TTTGATGGAGGCAAAATAAACGTAACCTACAACGCGCTAGACAGGCACTTAAAGGAAAGGGGGAACAAGGTAGCTCTCATCTGGGAAAACGAGAAGGGAGAGAACAGGTCGGTCTCTTACCTCCAGCTCTACAACGAAGTCAACAAGTTCGCCTACGCATTACAGCAATTAGGCGTCAAGAAGGGCGACAGGGCGGTCATCTACTTGCCATTAATGCCAGAACTGCCCATAGCAATGTTAGCCCTAGCTAGGATAGGGGCAATCCACAGTGTAGTTTTCTCCGGCTTCTCCGTGCAGGCACTTGTGGACAGGATAAACGACGCCAAGGCTAAGTTAGTGATCACCACTACCCACACGCTTAGGAGGGGCAAGAGAGTGGAACTGAAGGGCATAGTTGACCAAGCGGTCGAGCAGACACCCTCCGTAGAAAAGGTCCTGGTGTTAAAGAGAGACGAGGAGCCTAAGGTAAACGAGAAGAGGGACGTCATATACCAAGAGCTTACCAGGAGGATGTCCTACAAGAAGGTCGAACCAGAGGAGACCTCAGCCACAGACCCGCTCTTCATCTTATACACCTCTGGGACTACGGGAAAGCCAAAGGGGATCTTCCACCTCCACGGAGGTTACGGGCTATGGACTTACCTAACTACCAAGTGGGTGTTCGACTTGAGGGACAACGACGTCTTCTTCAACACGGCCGACATAGGGTGGATAACCGGCCATTCCTACATAGTGTATGGCCCGTTACAGAACGGGGCTACTACGCTCATGTACGAGGGAGTTCCGGACTACCCAGCCCCTGACAGGTGGTGGGAACTAGTTGAGAAGTACGGAGTAACAGTCTTCTACACGTCGCCCACGGCAATTAGGACGCTGATGAGGTATGGCGAGGAGTGGGTAAAGAACCACGACCTCTCTAATTTAAGAATCCTCGGTAGCGTCGGAGAGCCGATAAACCCAGAGGCCTGGAGATGGTACTTCAAGAACGTTGGTGGGTCGCAGCTCCCCATAGTCGACACCTGGTGGCAGACGGAAACTGGAGGCATCATGATATCGGCTACCCCTGGACTAGGCAACTACATGTTGAAGCCTAGCGCCAACGGCCTCCCCTTACCGGGAGTTGACGCAGACGTAATAAATGAGGAGGGACTGCCCGCAAGGGCCAGGGAGAAGGGATACATCGTCGTGAAGAGGCCGTGGCCAGGGATGTTGGCAGGGGTGTGGAACGACCCAGACAGGTACATAAAGACGTACTGGTCCAAGTTCCAAGGGCTATACTACCCAGGGGATTACGCGGTGAAGGACGAGGACGGGTTTTTCTACATTCTAGGGAGGGCTGACGAAGTGTTAAAGATAGCAGGGCACAGGATAGGCACTAGGGAGATAGAGGACATCTTGATATCCCACCCCGCAGTCGCGGAGTCTGCAGTGATAGGCGTACCAGACCCGGTAAGAGGAGAAGTAGCCGTAGCTGCAGTAGTCCTGAAACAGGGACATTCCCCAAGCGAACAGCTGAAGAAGGAGCTTGAGGACTACGTGAAGAAGAACCTCGGGGCAATTGTTGTGTTCAAGGGCATATACTTTGTGACGAAGCTTCCCAAGACTAGGTCAGGGAAGATAATGAGGAGGCTAGTTAGGGCAGTGATCTCAGGGCAGACCTTGGGAGATACGTCAACGTTAGAGGATGAGGCTTCAGTGGAAGAGCTGAAAAAGGCAATAGAGGAGTTCGCCAAGGAGATAAGGGAACAGCAGAAGCTCTAA